One Schistocerca gregaria isolate iqSchGreg1 unplaced genomic scaffold, iqSchGreg1.2 ptg000569l, whole genome shotgun sequence genomic window, CCTCTTCCATTACTTCGGTTTTGTAATTGGGAGGATTTAGAATGGCGAGTGTGCGGAAGGCCATTAATCGATGTGGAACTCTTGAAACGTCATACAGAATATTCAATTGTTTCACCCAAGGCGCCTCACATCAGGTATTTTTGGCAGGTGTTACGATCATTTTCGCAGGAAGATCGAAGAGCGTTTGTGAGATTTGCCTGGGCCCAAGAACGATTACCTTCAGACGACCAAGAGTTTGAACGTACTCAAACTCGAATGCTCATCAAGCCATTTTTGGGGGCCGGAAATCCAGACAAGACATTTCCAAAGGCCGATACCTGTTTCTTCAATTTGATGCTGCCTGAATATTCAAGATCTGAAATATTGAGAGAAAGGCTACTGTTTGCCATTCACACTGATGCAGATTCCATGGACGCAGATGATCCGCGTTGagttacacaataaaaaaacactttAAAGACAAAAACGGTattatttgagagagagagagatatcagatTTTGGATAAACCAAAATTGGCGTATAAAAATTTTCTGGTATAAAATGATTTATAATTTGATCAGACAAGATCTTGTATTCTACTTTCACACAAAGACAGTAAGACTTCTTGTTTTCTATTCTAACATAACTAGCTAGATAAAGTACCTCTTTTTGAATTGGACTTTTCAAATTTTACAATTGACGTATGTTCGCTGAGAATATCCTAGTATACATGAGTTCTGTACTTGTATAAAACACAATATCGCGAGAATTATTTTATCTCAGAATTGAAAAACCGCCATTTACCAGAATATGATCGCACGTGCACAGGCTGTGTAGTCTATAAAAGCAGCTTAGGCCACTCGTTTATTTTAAAAGGATAAATGAACGAATCAAACAGCTGTGTTTCTCAAGACAACCTAACAGGTTGTTCATCACGTAAGGACTTATTGATGCGATAATAATTCTATAGAACAATCCCACATACATCCAAAACTTGGTTCACAGCGTAGACTATATACATATACGATAGCAAATTCTCTAACATCCCTAATTTCCTAGCTAGGCCAGATGATATTGCAGCTGAGGAGTCAAACGACCTACAACTGAAAAAATGGCTGTCTCCGTCTAAAGAAATAATACCGTTGTATTTTAACTACGTGGAGAGCCTGCAATTTGATCAGGCGATCGAAATCTTGTCCAACGCAATCGTATGTACATTGATAAAAATCACACAATGATTCAAAAAAACATAAATCTAAGAGGATGAAACTTTATAGAATGACTCTGAATACAATTGGAAGCTGTTTACACATCTACAACTGCTGGCAGTATGCGATTCTATCTACTACTCTATGATGTATCTTACTTTTACAGATAAAAATGTACGTCATGACTAGCTTTGACTCGTATTATCTCTTCTCTAACACAAAAATTTCAGTATTTAGCACGTCTGTACGCAGAAGTTTCGCATGCCTTATTgaatacagacgaacaaatgaacCTTCTTCGGACAGACACAACTTCAAGGGGAAATACTGATTTAGAAGCGTCTATCCAAACATATACATGTATAACAATCAGCTACTTTTCAAAATTGTTCAAGGAATTGACCTACGTCATCGAGATTAAAaccaaatttatttcttgtttctacACTCTATTCGATGAGGACCACATCCACCTATCTCAAATTAAACAAATTTGCCGAATACTCGAATCAGCGCTACAACTGATTACAGTTAAAGTCTCTCATCCACTTTTGCTACAAATTAAGCACTATACAATTGGAACTGCCATAGCTCTTCTAAGAATTTTGCAGATCGAGACAGGTATTTTGGAGCACAACTATGAAAAAACGATTTTTTACCTGTGCTTATTAGAAACTGAATTGAAGACTTGGAAATGCAAATTTACTTTTTTTATAGACAAACAAAAGTTGCAACCGTTCTTTCATGTGACTATGTATCGCTTGTTTTTGCTGTTAAAGGACTACCTATATTCGAAAGCCAGGATATTTTTTCAACAACTTGAATTCAGCAAAACTGGGTATAAATGGGTTAAAAAACTATCGGGAAACGATTTTGATTGCTCTGTGTCATTTGACTCGCAAATTATCGCCTTCATTGAAAGCTCTCAATGCCTAAACGTCTCTTTAATCTTGGAACCTCCTTTAAATGAGACCGCGCAGGGTATGCATAGCTGGCCGGCTATATACACATATCCCCAGATGCAAGCACCTGTGCAACACTGGCCAAATATCATTTCGCTCCTTCAGGATCAGTGTCATTATATATATGACAGTTATTCACCTGAAACAGACAATAACTCTGCTGGCAATGTCTCAAATGGTGTCCATACATTATATTACTATGACAGTCTGGTACAAATCACTTACTACCTGACACATATTCAAGAACGGGTCGTCCTATCAATTTTATATGCTAACAAAAAGGAGCAGGGAGATTTGCTCACTAAACAATTTACTGAAAAGTTTTGTTCCTGGCTTAAATATACCCACGTTTTTTGGAAAGCCCTTTCAAAGTGCACATAAAATAACAGATATCGAACAACATTATAAAATAGATTTGAAATTGGAGCTTTACAGAGAAAAATGGGCATATCTCGAGTGCGTTCTCTCATACTTACACTTTCTCCTTCTGTTGTGTTGGACATTACTTATCCAATACTGTGCGTTCTTCGTTAGAATGGTAAGGTTATGAAGCCTATTAATCAATGTACTATAAGCAACATATAAATATACACATATGTGATTGTAAATAATTACAAAAGGATGCTCAACTGATGCCTGATTAATGTAACAGTTTTGGAGTAAAAATTATTTAACGTTAATATTGTGTTAACACTTTGTTATCACATAGAGTATATTAGAATCATATGCATGCGCATGCCATTGAGATATACTTTTTGTTGTAGTTACTGTTCCTCAGAAAATATAGTACTTGAATACGAACCATGTAAATTTCAGCATATAAAGTCTGTATGCTGACAATTGACCAAGAATGTTATGAGCGTTGTTTACACGAGAGAGCCGAGACGTGTCCGAAACGCTTAAATTGCTATAAGATGTCCAAAATCCAAGTATTTTCTTGACTTCACGTTGTCTATATTGGTGTTACGCATTACAGAGGCTTGGAGATGAG contains:
- the LOC126315244 gene encoding KICSTOR subunit 2-like — protein: MYRLFLLLKDYLYSKARIFFQQLEFSKTGYKWVKKLSGNDFDCSVSFDSQIIAFIESSQCLNVSLILEPPLNETAQGMHSWPAIYTYPQMQAPVQHWPNIISLLQDQCHYIYDSYSPETDNNSAGNVSNGVHTLYYYDSLVQITYYLTHIQERVVLSILYANKKEQGDLLTKQFTEKFCSWLKYTHVFWKALSKCT